The sequence below is a genomic window from Brachyhypopomus gauderio isolate BG-103 chromosome 5, BGAUD_0.2, whole genome shotgun sequence.
ATGTTGATTTGCGGCATCCTCTTGCTGCAAACGTACGGTAGATCCTGGACATGTCCCCTTTCTGTCCCCGCCTCCTCTCTGTCCCCGCCCCCTCATGATAAATAGGACAGCCAGCCCTCACTCGCTGCTGTTTTTCTCTTTGACCGCGGCTTCGCACAACGCCCGCTTCTGCATCAGAGAGTACGGGAATGGTGCGCCATTGCATGTGCTATAGTCCAGCTTGTTGAGCTTCGCCAGGGTCTTGATGCTGCCCGGGGGGCGACCGGGGCTCACCTTGTACCCCGCTGCTTTAGTCGTCCCTAGAGGCCTCCCCGGGCTGGTTTTGAACCCGGCCGCCCGCGTGGTGCCCGGCGGTCTGCCTGTGCTCGTCCTATACCCGGCAGACTTGGTTGTTCCTGCTGGTCTCCCTCGTCTTCCCGTCTTACCCAGCCCTTTCTTCTTCTTGGAGCCCTCCGGGGCCTCAGTGCCTCTCATCCGCACAGGCTGGGGGTGGAACTCATTCTGGGAGTCTTGCATCTGGCACGACATGGGTTTGATCATGGCCTGTGGCAGAGGGGGCAAGTTGGGCAGGGGTAGCTGCAATGGGGGAGGTGGGGCAGATGGGTAAAATTTGCTGGACTGTGAGGAGCATAACTCAAAATGAGTGCCTGGGTGTTGGCCATCTTCAGGTAGGCCACCCAAGACATAGTCGTTATTGTTATTGGCTACCTGATGCATCATCTTCTGCAAGGATAAAATACAGGTGGAGAAGGAGTCAGCACTAGAGCTTAGCATAAACATAAAACAAAGATGTCAGTGTTAGGAAACTGAGAAAGTTATATAATTAAAGTTATAATTTAAACATTCTAAACATATTTCTTACAATTCTTAAACATTCGTTACTTAGTGCTTGGTGACATCAGTGCACACGTGAAGTCTGTTCAAGACTTTAATCGTGTTACGCTGCACTAATAGTTCGTTTGTGTTCTTTTTGGTTCGCTGGATGCGTAAAGCATAGAGAAATACACAGTCTACGCAAATAGCCTACACAAATACGTAACGCAGGCAGAGGGAGGGGTAACGCATCATGGTAAATGCAAACTGTGGCGAAGAATAAGCTTGCAGCAGGCCACACTGTATTATAAGTTGAAATAGACACATGCACTTAACGCAAAACGTAAAAAGACCGACAAAAGATTTCCTACGCAACCACGTCGATGTGTTCTGTCATTTAGTGCTTTTCTTGTCTACCTCCATATAAAGATTTGAACGATTTATTGTTTCGACTTATACTAACAAAACAAATATTAAGAACATATGgacattattttaaaaaaccaTGTCACTCAAGATGCGAATTACAACGAATAAAATCGTTACTTTACCTCATTTGTACGTGGGTCTTGGGGTGCAAAGGGTTAAATATGAAACAGATATATCTTCCATCCTTGAAACCAAAGCATAACTCTATTTACCTCAAAATCTAAACATCCAGGAACGCTTACAGTTGTTTCTTATTTGTGGATTGAAAATATTGCGGTGTCCGGAATAGGTATTTTTCCTGGAGCGTTGAAGCTTAAATCTGTGAGGCAGCCATTTTcgttaaaaaaaattacaatatTGAAAGACGGTTCAATACGCATGCGCCGAGCACTGAAAGGAAATTCTACTGTTCTTGTGGATTCTTATAAGCTCATGAACCCCAAATCAAAATGCATACATGCCATTGAGAGAATCGCCCTCCAAAAAAATTGGAGTACGCAAAATAGCCAATGGTCGTCTACTGATTATAGctacatatttttttctttgtgaGATAACCTGTAGTGTGTGACTACTCTGATTCAATAACTGAAAACACTTGGAGTGAGATAAAATATTTACTATATATCTGAGGGTGAATAGCTTTATGTGTTGTTTAAGGAAATAGTTTCAATTAATTTCAATAACCATGTAATTTAGAACGCGCAAATATTTCTTACATTATGCAGCTATGGAAGAGTGATCATATTTAACACTAAAAGCCCTGATCCAGCACTGAAGCTGTCAAATGTCTAGTAAGTAAGTGTTGATGATAAGAGAAAGTTTTGTACAGTTAAATACTTAATAAATATGAAACAATGAGGCTTTAATTTTTGGGATGATCATTTTAATAAACAAGCAAACATACTAATGGACTGAGACTGAAAATGATGTCGGTACTGCAGGGGCTTAGGAAGGTTAAGACTTACCTGAAAACTACCCTCAAGGTAGGATGAATTTACTCAAGGTAGGATGAATTTACTCAAGGTAGGTTTATATACACCAGACACTGTGGACAAGATGCAGAAAATCGCAGTGGTAAAGGATGAGGCCGTTCAGAGTGATGGAAGCTTCCAGAGGATGTTTGGAGGAATATGAGAAGTTGGAAAAATCCCAGGGactgaaacacagagagaatgagaacgTGGAAGGTTAACTCCAAGGTTGTCAGAGTGGCGATAAGAGTAGTTGTAGTTGGACTCTAAACCTGGAAGAGTGTCTCCAACAGAGCCCAGGAATTACAACCTCAGTCTCAGTCTAGAAGAGCACACAATGAAAATAATGCTTTATAATTTGAAACTATCAGGCCTCTGGTAGAAGGGCCTGGTGTGAGGTAAAAAGATATGATCACCCACTGGATGAATGAGCCAAGATTATTTATAcatgtaaataaaatatatatacaaaaatGAGCAATCCAGATAGTAACTTGTAGACAGCGCCATTTACAGATCACAGTCAGGAgttacacacatatccacagtAATTCCAGACAGATAGCTAaaaacagagaaacaggatgtttcagacagGTCCGTTATCAGCTGCAAGGAAAACGTCTTAATAGAAGAAACCAatttgtgtccgtgtgtgtgtttatttatatataaatatataatccTGTCTTAGACTTTCTATTAATTTCTGGTTTATCGTTTTTTTCTGCATGAGAATTGTTATCTGATTATAATCATTTATGCTGAGTTTGTTCGATACATTATTACAGATTTAGTCTGAACGTGGTCTGAACTATTATTAGGCCCAACAGGCAGCAACACGCCCCGCCTCCCCCGCATGTTCTAACAGAAACGCCTTCTTTTGCAGCACCCGAGGTACGTTCAATCAGACCGGGCGCAAGCTATTCTGAAAACTTGTGATAAACTTGCGATGCTTtgataaactatatatatatatatatatatatatatatatatatatatatatatatatatatgaatgtatTTTAAACCATTGATTTGCGATTGAAGCAAAAGAAGATCTTGGGATTTTCGTATAAATTCTACGATAAATCATAGTGTACAACGATTAGCTATTAATGTTTGAATGTTGCAACGTAGCCCTTAAGGCAAATTAGACAAGAAGACGATACAATGCAGACCTTATTTATTAtgactattattactattattattaataataaaaataataataataataataattattgacTATTGTGCCCATGTCAACGGACGTCAAACGGGGTCAAAACAAACTTGACgatatttcatttacattttacatttacgtttattatttacattcatatatatatatatatatatatatatatatatatatatatatatatatatatatatatatatatatatatatatatataaattaagaTTGCTGAATTTCAATTGATGGCAGCGTTGAACTCACTAGAGAACAATGTACAACTAGTCAAAACATTTGCGCTGTGAACGCTGCCCGGATTCTTCTCCGCGCGCGTGCAGCAGGCGCTGTCTGGCGGAGAGAACCGAGACGGGACCGAGCAGGCCGCGTGCGACCCGTTTACTTCTTCACAACGGAACAAtctcgtttgttttgttttttttggcgCAAGATATTCACATATTTCGGGTCATTTTTGCGAGTATCTGTTGAACTGCTCCATATCTTTGAACCTGTTTTTCTTACGACACGAGAGCCAGTTAAGCAAGTTGTCTGAATAAATCTGTTTCCACGGTTTCCGTTTTCGCCTCAGCGGACAAGATGGACGAGAAGCTGTTCACGAAGGAGCTGGATCAGTGGATTGAGCAGCTCAACGAATGCAAACAGCTGTCGGAAAACCAAGTCAAAATTTTATGCGAGAAAGTAAGTTTTCCTCAACTTTCGTGTCCATATTGAGTCCCCACAAGTGTTTCCCGACCAGTTTTATGTGGCGAGTTGGTCAGAAACACCGACAGACCACTGACTCCCACTAGCCG
It includes:
- the LOC143514686 gene encoding UPF0461 protein C5orf24 homolog, whose product is MMHQVANNNNDYVLGGLPEDGQHPGTHFELCSSQSSKFYPSAPPPPLQLPLPNLPPLPQAMIKPMSCQMQDSQNEFHPQPVRMRGTEAPEGSKKKKGLGKTGRRGRPAGTTKSAGYRTSTGRPPGTTRAAGFKTSPGRPLGTTKAAGYKVSPGRPPGSIKTLAKLNKLDYSTCNGAPFPYSLMQKRALCEAAVKEKNSSE